In a single window of the Cucumis melo cultivar AY chromosome 11, USDA_Cmelo_AY_1.0, whole genome shotgun sequence genome:
- the LOC103497926 gene encoding heavy metal-associated isoprenylated plant protein 33-like isoform X2: MSKEEFLKIQKCVLKVNIHCDGCKQKVKKILQKIDGVFTTDIDAELGKVTVSGNVDAATLIKKLSKSGKYAELWGAPKVNPNNNNGGHQNHLANQMKNLQIDNGKNGGNNNKQGPPKGGNNQPKLGGGGGGGGGGGPPQILPQQLQQLQQLQQQMNGFSFQDPKMLPPQLKGMKMPPFKDPIPANQNQKAVKFDLPEDGDLTDDDYDDDDYDDDDFDEDDDLEEDLDDIPLPPNKMKTPIGGAGAGAVPGGGGGGGGGQMPNLLMMNGMNGMNGNMNIQQLINAQKAAANGADKKGGGGGGGGAMQMPISMNGIGGGNNDGKGGNGGKKGGAGGGGGNGGGGGGNHNLGGGGKNGNKNGEAKNGNNNGGVQKNGGNSGGGGGPINNGNGGKKPGGEMPHVMNGGGPHGFPSMGGHPGLPAGGLAAGGAGGGGGGGGGGRPMNMPMAQMGNMQMSQMGSIPAVQGLPASAMNGGGPGSAYFQGPPGPAEAMAGNPYQQQQQYMAAMNHQRAAIANQAMMYARPPPAVNYLPPYPYPYPPPPPAGDNYTHFFSDENTSSCNVM, encoded by the exons ATGAGTAAAGAAGAGTTCTTAAAGATCCAG AAATGTGTTCTTAAAGTGAATATACACTGTGATGGGTGTAAGCAGAAAGTTAAGAAAATCTTGCAGAAAATCGATG GGGTTTTCACTACGGACATAGATGCAGAGCTAGGGAAGGTAACAGTTTCTGGAAATGTAGACGCTGCTACTTTAATTAAAAAGCTCTCGAAATCAGGAAAATATGCTGAGCTTTGGGGAGCTCCGAAGGTTAATCCAAACAATAACAATGGCGGCCATCAGAACCATCTTGCCAATCAGatgaagaatttgcaaattgataatGGTAAAAATGGgggtaataataataaacaaggGCCTCCAAAGGGTGGGAACAATCAGCCGAAATTGGGCGGAGGCGGAGGCGGTGGTGGTGGGGGTGGGCCACCGCAGATTCTGCCGCAGCAGCTTCAACAGCTGCAGCAATTACAGCAACAAATGAATGGGTTTTCATTTCAAGATCCGAAGATGTTACCACCGCAGTTAAAGGGTATGAAAATGCCGCCGTTTAAAGATCCGATTCCGGCGAATCAGAATCAGAAGGCAGTGAAGTTCGATTTGCCGGAGGATGGTGATCTGACCGATGATgattatgatgatgatgattatgATGATGACGATtttgatgaagatgatgatcttgAAGAAGATTTAGATGATATTCCTCTTCCTCCGAATAAAATGAAGACGCCCATTGGTGGTGCCGGCGCAGGCGCCGTTCCTGGAGGCGGTGGAGGCGGAGGCGGTGGTCAGATGCCGAACTTGCTTATGATGAATGGGATGAATGGGATGAATGGGAACATGAATATCCAGCAACTAATTAATGCCCAGAAGGCTGCTGCTAATGGAGCTGATAAGAAGGGCGGTGGCGGTGGCGGTGGCGGAGCTATGCAAATGCCTATATCAATGAATGGAATCGGCGGTGGAAACAATGACGGCAAAGGCGGTAATGGAGGGAAGAAAGGCGGTGCCGGCGGCGGTGGTGGTAACGGAGGCGGGGGCGGTGGGAATCACAATCTTGGCGGTGGTGGCAAAAATGGCAACAAGAACGGTGAAGCTAAGAACGGTAATAATAATGGTGGGGTTCAAAAGAACGGCGGTAAtagcggcggcggcggtggtcCAATTAATAATGGCAACGGCGGAAAGAAGCCCGGTGGTGAAATGCCTCACGTGATGAACGGTGGTGGTCCCCACGGTTTTCCGAGCATGGGTGGCCATCCCGGATTGCCGGCAGGAGGATTAGCCGCCGGTGGTGCTGGTGGTggaggcggcggcggcggcggaggGCGGCCGATGAACATGCCGATGGCACAAATGGGGAACATGCAAATGAGTCAAATGGGATCCATTCCGGCCGTCCAAGGTCTCCCGGCTTCCGCCATGAATGGCGGCGGACCCGGCAGTGCGTATTTTCAAGGACCTCCCGGACCAGCGGAGGCAATGGCCGGTAACCCATACCAACAGCAACAACAATACATGGCAGCAATGAATCACCAACGCGCTGCCATAGCAAACCAAGCAATGATGTACGCGCGACCACCACCTGCCGTGAACTACCTGCCGCCGTATCCGTACCCATATCCTCCGCCGCCACCGGCCGGCGATAATTACACCCACTTTTTCAGCGATGAAAACACTTCAAGTTGCAATGTaatgtga
- the LOC103497926 gene encoding heavy metal-associated isoprenylated plant protein 33-like isoform X1 → MSKEEFLKIQKCVLKVNIHCDGCKQKVKKILQKIDGGFSFSLCFCFDFLFFVCVCVCFLLMGGSFVVLLILGVFTTDIDAELGKVTVSGNVDAATLIKKLSKSGKYAELWGAPKVNPNNNNGGHQNHLANQMKNLQIDNGKNGGNNNKQGPPKGGNNQPKLGGGGGGGGGGGPPQILPQQLQQLQQLQQQMNGFSFQDPKMLPPQLKGMKMPPFKDPIPANQNQKAVKFDLPEDGDLTDDDYDDDDYDDDDFDEDDDLEEDLDDIPLPPNKMKTPIGGAGAGAVPGGGGGGGGGQMPNLLMMNGMNGMNGNMNIQQLINAQKAAANGADKKGGGGGGGGAMQMPISMNGIGGGNNDGKGGNGGKKGGAGGGGGNGGGGGGNHNLGGGGKNGNKNGEAKNGNNNGGVQKNGGNSGGGGGPINNGNGGKKPGGEMPHVMNGGGPHGFPSMGGHPGLPAGGLAAGGAGGGGGGGGGGRPMNMPMAQMGNMQMSQMGSIPAVQGLPASAMNGGGPGSAYFQGPPGPAEAMAGNPYQQQQQYMAAMNHQRAAIANQAMMYARPPPAVNYLPPYPYPYPPPPPAGDNYTHFFSDENTSSCNVM, encoded by the exons ATGAGTAAAGAAGAGTTCTTAAAGATCCAG AAATGTGTTCTTAAAGTGAATATACACTGTGATGGGTGTAAGCAGAAAGTTAAGAAAATCTTGCAGAAAATCGATGGTGggttctctttttctctctgtttttgcttcgatttcttgttctttgtgtgtgtgtgtgtgtgttttttgtTAATGGGGGGTTCTTTTGTTGTGTTGTTGATTCTAGGGGTTTTCACTACGGACATAGATGCAGAGCTAGGGAAGGTAACAGTTTCTGGAAATGTAGACGCTGCTACTTTAATTAAAAAGCTCTCGAAATCAGGAAAATATGCTGAGCTTTGGGGAGCTCCGAAGGTTAATCCAAACAATAACAATGGCGGCCATCAGAACCATCTTGCCAATCAGatgaagaatttgcaaattgataatGGTAAAAATGGgggtaataataataaacaaggGCCTCCAAAGGGTGGGAACAATCAGCCGAAATTGGGCGGAGGCGGAGGCGGTGGTGGTGGGGGTGGGCCACCGCAGATTCTGCCGCAGCAGCTTCAACAGCTGCAGCAATTACAGCAACAAATGAATGGGTTTTCATTTCAAGATCCGAAGATGTTACCACCGCAGTTAAAGGGTATGAAAATGCCGCCGTTTAAAGATCCGATTCCGGCGAATCAGAATCAGAAGGCAGTGAAGTTCGATTTGCCGGAGGATGGTGATCTGACCGATGATgattatgatgatgatgattatgATGATGACGATtttgatgaagatgatgatcttgAAGAAGATTTAGATGATATTCCTCTTCCTCCGAATAAAATGAAGACGCCCATTGGTGGTGCCGGCGCAGGCGCCGTTCCTGGAGGCGGTGGAGGCGGAGGCGGTGGTCAGATGCCGAACTTGCTTATGATGAATGGGATGAATGGGATGAATGGGAACATGAATATCCAGCAACTAATTAATGCCCAGAAGGCTGCTGCTAATGGAGCTGATAAGAAGGGCGGTGGCGGTGGCGGTGGCGGAGCTATGCAAATGCCTATATCAATGAATGGAATCGGCGGTGGAAACAATGACGGCAAAGGCGGTAATGGAGGGAAGAAAGGCGGTGCCGGCGGCGGTGGTGGTAACGGAGGCGGGGGCGGTGGGAATCACAATCTTGGCGGTGGTGGCAAAAATGGCAACAAGAACGGTGAAGCTAAGAACGGTAATAATAATGGTGGGGTTCAAAAGAACGGCGGTAAtagcggcggcggcggtggtcCAATTAATAATGGCAACGGCGGAAAGAAGCCCGGTGGTGAAATGCCTCACGTGATGAACGGTGGTGGTCCCCACGGTTTTCCGAGCATGGGTGGCCATCCCGGATTGCCGGCAGGAGGATTAGCCGCCGGTGGTGCTGGTGGTggaggcggcggcggcggcggaggGCGGCCGATGAACATGCCGATGGCACAAATGGGGAACATGCAAATGAGTCAAATGGGATCCATTCCGGCCGTCCAAGGTCTCCCGGCTTCCGCCATGAATGGCGGCGGACCCGGCAGTGCGTATTTTCAAGGACCTCCCGGACCAGCGGAGGCAATGGCCGGTAACCCATACCAACAGCAACAACAATACATGGCAGCAATGAATCACCAACGCGCTGCCATAGCAAACCAAGCAATGATGTACGCGCGACCACCACCTGCCGTGAACTACCTGCCGCCGTATCCGTACCCATATCCTCCGCCGCCACCGGCCGGCGATAATTACACCCACTTTTTCAGCGATGAAAACACTTCAAGTTGCAATGTaatgtga
- the LOC103497924 gene encoding uncharacterized protein LOC103497924: MAFTWRSALKITLLLLLLAAAVTACFTLPIEKILKDFLLWVHEDLGAWGPLVLSIAYIPLTVLAVPASILTLGGGYLFGLPVGFVADSIGATVGAGAAFLLGRTIGKSFVVSKLKDYPQFHSVAIAINRSGFKIVLLLRLVPLLPFNMLNYLLSVTPVSLGEYMLASWLGMMPITLALVYVGTTLKDLSDVTHGWGEFSKTRWAFIILGLVVSVVLAYCVTRVAKAALEKALAENGDGVDYLGLSSQLPIVDESPVDLNQPLIIKIDSPQVDDRK; this comes from the exons ATGGCTTTCACATGGCGCTCCGCCCTCAAGATTACCCTCTTACTCCTACTTCTTGCTGCTGCTGTAACTGCCTGTTTTACCCTCCCAATCGAGAAG ATTCTGAAGGACTTTTTACTATGGGTTCATGAAGATCTTGGCGCTTGGGGTCCACTTGTGCT GTCTATTGCATACATTCCTTTGACAGTGCTGGCAGTTCCTGCCTCGATACTTACT CTTGGTGGTGGTTATCTATTTGGGTTACCTGTGGGCTTTGTTGCTGATTCCATTGGTGCAACTGTTGGGGCTGGGGCAGCTTTCCTTCTTGGGCGAACT ATTGGAAAGTCATTTGTGGTTTCCAAGCTGAAGGATTATCCACAGTTTCATTCGGTTGCAATTGCTATTAATCGGTCTGGATTTAAG ATTGTTTTGCTGCTTCGGCTTGTACCGTTACTGCCATTCAACATGTTGAATTACCTATTGTCCGTGACTCCTGTTTCACTAGGGGAGTACATGTTGGCTTCATGGTTGGGAATGATG CCCATCACACTTGCATTAGTATATGTTGGAACCACACTCAAAGATCTGTCGGATGTTACACATGGTTGGGGAGAATTTTCAAAGACTCGTTGG GCATTCATAATATTGGGCCTTGTGGTATCGG TGGTTCTGGCGTACTGTGTTACCAGAGTTGCAAAGGCTGCTTTGGAAAAAGCTTTGGCCGAGAACGGAGATGGTGTTGATTATTTGGGTCTCTCCTCGCAGCTACCCATTGTAGATGAATCCCCTGTTGATCTTAACCAGCCTCTCATAATCAAGATTGACTCTCCTCAAGTTGATGATCGTAAATGA
- the LOC103497923 gene encoding adenylate isopentenyltransferase 5, chloroplastic-like — MKIWLSTSCKQVAVEPPLVNFQGTNNNTLNLEPFFRRKDKVVFVMGATGTGKSRLAIDLATRFPAEIINSDKIQVYKGLKVLTNKVTEKECRGVPHHLLGIADPNSNFTVADFRRHASSAINSIIVGKRRLPILAGGSNSFIESLVEEEPEFRYRYDCCFLWVDVSLPILNSFVSERVDRMLENGLVNEVRNLFDPNGLGNDYGRGIRRAIGVPELDAFLRAEMDSTTDDKARSRILKAAILKIKENTIKLACRQQQKIHRLQNKWRGWNNFHRIDATEVFLQLDNGEDYSSDNAWETLVVEPSFMIIDQFLSKNSFKLTKKVFNAVF, encoded by the coding sequence ATGAAAATTTGGTTATCGACGAGCTGCAAGCAAGTTGCGGTGGAGCCGCCGCTGGTAAACTTTCAAGGCACAAACAATAACACACTGAATTTGGAACCATTTTTCCGGCGAAAAGACAAAGTGGTATTTGTAATGGGAGCTACCGGCACCGGAAAATCACGTTTGGCAATTGATTTAGCCACTCGTTTCCCAGCTGAGATTATAAACTCCGACAAAATCCAAGTCTACAAAGGACTCAAAGTTCTCACCAATAAAGTCACTGAAAAAGAATGTCGTGGTGTCCCACATCACCTCCTTGGAATCGCCGATCCCAATTCAAACTTCACTGTCGCCGACTTCCGCCGCCATGCCTCATCGGCGATCAACTCCATTATTGTAGGAAAACGTCGGCTCCCTATTCTGGCTGGCGGCTCCAACTCCTTCATCGAATCACTTGTAGAGGAGGAGCCTGAGTTTCGTTACCGTTATGATTGTTGCTTCTTATGGGTGGACGTTTCATTACCGATCCTCAACTCCTTCGTGTCGGAACGTGTTGATCGAATGTTGGAAAATGGATTAGTTAATGAGGTACGGAATTTATTTGATCCTAATGGATTAGGAAATGATTATGGACGTGGAATTCGACGCGCCATTGGAGTGCCGGAACTCGATGCATTTCTACGTGCTGAGATGGATTCTACCACGGATGATAAAGCTCGATCTCGAATCCTTAAGGCggctattttgaaaataaaagaaaatacaataaaattgGCATGTCGTCAACAGCAAAAGATTCACCGCCTCCAAAACAAATGGCGGGGATGGAATAATTTCCATCGTATCGACGCTACCGAAGTGTTCCTACAACTCGACAACGGAGAAGACTATTCGTCTGATAATGCTTGGGAGACACTTGTGGTAGAGCCAAGCTTTATGATCATTGACCAATTTCTCTCTAAAAATAGTTTCAAACTTACGAAAAAAGTGTTCAACGCAGTTTTTTGA